In Carya illinoinensis cultivar Pawnee chromosome 16, C.illinoinensisPawnee_v1, whole genome shotgun sequence, a single window of DNA contains:
- the LOC122299171 gene encoding receptor-like serine/threonine-protein kinase SD1-6 isoform X1, translating into MATNKFSFENKLGEGGYGPVYKGVLVNKQEIAVKKLSKASTQGFEEFKNEVTLTAKLQHVNLVRVLGFCIERDEQMLIYEYMPNKSLDFYLFDSARRFLLDWKKRVHIIEGITQGLLYLQEYSRLTIIHRDLKASNILLDNEMKPKISDFGMAKIFSKDEHEANTGRIVGTYGYVPPEYVKKGLYSTKSDVYSFGVLILQIISGKKNACFYGLNEDLNLLEYAYDSWKSGKGKEFMDPSLDDTVSSCKLIRCLQIGLLCVQENAADRPSILEVSSMLKSESAALTIPKIPAFSTKRNGDERTKSQLQLENCSINDTTLSQMEAR; encoded by the exons ATGGCTACgaataaattttcatttgaaaataaGCTAGGAGAGGGTGGATATGGTCCTGTTTACAAG GGTGTACTAGTAAACAAACAGGAAATAGCAGTGAAAAAACTTTCAAAAGCTTCAACACAGGGGTTTGAGGAGTTCAAGAATGAGGTCACACTAACAGCAAAACTACAACATGTTAATCTTGTGCGAGTTTTGGGATTTTGCATCGAAAGGGATGAACAAATGCTGATCTACGAGTACATGCCAAACAAAAGCTTGGATTTCTACCTCTTTG ACAGTGCCAGACGATTTCTTTTGGATTGGAAAAAGCGTGTTCATATAATCGAAGGGATTACTCAAGGACTTCTATATCTCCAAGAATACTCAAGATTGACAATAATTCATCGAGACCTGAAAGCTAGCAACATTTTACTTGACAATGAAATGAAGCCTAAGATCTCAGATTTTGGTATGGCAAAGATTTTCAGTAAAGATGAACATGAAGCAAACACCGGCCGGATTGTGGGAACATA TGGTTATGTTCCGCCGGAATATGTTAAAAAAGGTTTATACTCTACTAAATCCGATGTTTACAGCTTTGGAGTTCTAATCCTACAAATCATAAGTGGCAAGAAGAATGCCTGCTTTTATGGTCTAAATGAAGATTTGAACCTCCTTGAATAT GCATATGACTCGTGGAAGTCAGGAAAAGGCAAGGAGTTTATGGATCCATCCCTAGATGATACGGTTTCATCATGTAAACTAATCAGATGTCTTCAAATAGGTCTTTTATGCGTTCAGGAAAATGCAGCTGATAGGCCATCCATTTTGGAGGTTTCTTCAATGCTAAAAAGTGAGAGTGCTGCTCTTACAATCCCCAAAATTCCTGCTTTTTCTACAAAAAGAAACGGAGATGAGCGAACTAAATCTCAACTCCAGCTAGAAAATTGTTCCATCAATGATACAACACTCTCCCAAATGGAAGCCCGGTAA
- the LOC122299171 gene encoding receptor-like serine/threonine-protein kinase SD1-6 isoform X2 has product MATNKFSFENKLGEGGYGPVYKGVLVNKQEIAVKKLSKASTQGFEEFKNEVTLTAKLQHVNLVRVLGFCIERDEQMLIYEYMPNKSLDFYLFDSARRFLLDWKKRVHIIEGITQGLLYLQEYSRLTIIHRDLKASNILLDNEMKPKISDFGMAKIFSKDEHEANTGRIVGTYFGVLILQIISGKKNACFYGLNEDLNLLEYAYDSWKSGKGKEFMDPSLDDTVSSCKLIRCLQIGLLCVQENAADRPSILEVSSMLKSESAALTIPKIPAFSTKRNGDERTKSQLQLENCSINDTTLSQMEAR; this is encoded by the exons ATGGCTACgaataaattttcatttgaaaataaGCTAGGAGAGGGTGGATATGGTCCTGTTTACAAG GGTGTACTAGTAAACAAACAGGAAATAGCAGTGAAAAAACTTTCAAAAGCTTCAACACAGGGGTTTGAGGAGTTCAAGAATGAGGTCACACTAACAGCAAAACTACAACATGTTAATCTTGTGCGAGTTTTGGGATTTTGCATCGAAAGGGATGAACAAATGCTGATCTACGAGTACATGCCAAACAAAAGCTTGGATTTCTACCTCTTTG ACAGTGCCAGACGATTTCTTTTGGATTGGAAAAAGCGTGTTCATATAATCGAAGGGATTACTCAAGGACTTCTATATCTCCAAGAATACTCAAGATTGACAATAATTCATCGAGACCTGAAAGCTAGCAACATTTTACTTGACAATGAAATGAAGCCTAAGATCTCAGATTTTGGTATGGCAAAGATTTTCAGTAAAGATGAACATGAAGCAAACACCGGCCGGATTGTGGGAACATA CTTTGGAGTTCTAATCCTACAAATCATAAGTGGCAAGAAGAATGCCTGCTTTTATGGTCTAAATGAAGATTTGAACCTCCTTGAATAT GCATATGACTCGTGGAAGTCAGGAAAAGGCAAGGAGTTTATGGATCCATCCCTAGATGATACGGTTTCATCATGTAAACTAATCAGATGTCTTCAAATAGGTCTTTTATGCGTTCAGGAAAATGCAGCTGATAGGCCATCCATTTTGGAGGTTTCTTCAATGCTAAAAAGTGAGAGTGCTGCTCTTACAATCCCCAAAATTCCTGCTTTTTCTACAAAAAGAAACGGAGATGAGCGAACTAAATCTCAACTCCAGCTAGAAAATTGTTCCATCAATGATACAACACTCTCCCAAATGGAAGCCCGGTAA